A stretch of the Teretinema zuelzerae genome encodes the following:
- a CDS encoding recombinase RecT, with product MDKTSEFPTVDRELVERFLSCTEDGANLSEADKERLIGISISCQLNPFKREVYIRKSLAKGIPTVQIITGYEVYIRRAEQTSLLDGWKAWIEETKDGLKASVEIRRKDWSLPFIHEVFWNEVAQKTADGSISAFWERMPRFQLKKVAISQGFRLCFAQEVGGFPYEGAELPELTAPETAQNERRMSTEIPGQKIASSATIQPESIPDLVASIHALAMSNIKIISQTHLEWVENQLRMEKTEPQLRGLLKHLQETIDAGGDINGKPKRIPAKRSYQGTPRRPRIPAMTGKSPIPQGTPIF from the coding sequence ATGGACAAGACATCAGAATTCCCGACAGTGGATCGCGAATTGGTCGAGAGGTTCCTCTCATGTACAGAGGATGGGGCTAATCTTTCCGAGGCAGATAAGGAACGTCTAATCGGAATCAGTATTAGTTGCCAGCTTAATCCGTTCAAACGCGAAGTATACATTAGGAAATCCCTCGCCAAGGGAATTCCAACCGTACAAATCATCACGGGCTACGAGGTATATATCCGTAGGGCAGAACAAACTTCGCTTCTTGACGGTTGGAAGGCCTGGATAGAAGAAACCAAGGACGGATTAAAAGCGAGTGTGGAAATTCGCAGAAAGGACTGGTCCCTACCCTTCATCCATGAGGTCTTTTGGAACGAGGTTGCCCAAAAGACCGCAGATGGCTCTATCTCGGCGTTCTGGGAACGGATGCCCCGATTCCAGCTTAAAAAGGTTGCCATAAGCCAAGGATTCAGGCTCTGTTTCGCGCAGGAGGTTGGCGGCTTTCCGTATGAAGGAGCTGAACTCCCTGAACTAACGGCTCCTGAGACCGCTCAGAATGAAAGGAGAATGAGCACGGAGATACCGGGTCAGAAAATCGCCTCCTCAGCGACGATACAACCTGAATCAATCCCCGACCTGGTTGCGTCCATACATGCCCTGGCCATGAGCAATATCAAGATCATCTCCCAAACCCATCTCGAATGGGTGGAAAACCAGCTTCGAATGGAAAAGACCGAACCACAGCTTCGGGGTCTCCTGAAACACCTTCAGGAAACCATAGATGCGGGCGGCGATATCAACGGAAAACCAAAGCGGATTCCCGCCAAGCGATCCTATCAAGGAACGCCGCGGCGGCCCCGCATTCCCGCAATGACGGGGAAATCCCCAATTCCCCAGGGGACACCTATATTCTAA
- a CDS encoding host-nuclease inhibitor Gam family protein translates to MNEQERQDLDELEAILFRIEGTALPVTTGFRIDTADKAAWAGRKIVEAEDRIDHQRTVAEEYKRRIDEWFERTIREDRASINYLREMLKPFVLAEIQGLKKGKTLKYFGVNIAMRKLPDKADIEDEDAAILYCEEHLPQVVEIRKTLVKSVLKRALVEGYEIPGVELTPGPEEMYISGDKSHATSGQTNAA, encoded by the coding sequence ATGAACGAACAGGAACGACAGGATCTCGACGAACTCGAAGCGATCCTTTTCAGGATCGAAGGGACGGCCTTACCCGTAACGACCGGCTTCCGCATCGATACCGCAGACAAAGCGGCCTGGGCTGGAAGAAAGATCGTTGAGGCTGAGGATCGTATCGACCATCAAAGGACAGTCGCGGAAGAATACAAACGACGTATTGACGAATGGTTCGAACGCACAATCCGGGAAGATCGCGCTTCGATCAATTACCTTCGGGAGATGCTCAAGCCTTTCGTACTCGCCGAAATTCAGGGGCTGAAGAAGGGGAAAACCCTAAAATACTTCGGCGTCAACATTGCCATGCGGAAACTTCCGGACAAAGCGGATATCGAGGACGAAGACGCAGCAATCCTTTACTGCGAAGAACATCTCCCCCAAGTCGTGGAAATTCGGAAGACTCTCGTAAAAAGCGTGCTTAAAAGGGCCCTCGTCGAGGGATACGAAATCCCTGGTGTCGAGCTAACTCCCGGACCGGAAGAAATGTACATCAGCGGAGATAAAAGCCATGCGACATCCGGGCAGACTAACGCCGCTTAA
- a CDS encoding IS4 family transposase, whose product MNNYNTLFGQLLSQVKRPEFDKLCKTMESDKFRKDFNTWDQFVVMAFAQITRQNGLRSIQNAMNCQKKSFYHLGLNKEIKRSTISYANKNHGSEFFESLYYQLFSTLERGARKLTEKKLYAVDATTIGFSLNDFPWAKFRSTKSGVKIHVKYDVGESVPEYLFITNAEEHENNTLGKMNLKKGDIVTFDKGYNNYAQFSDFCDNGVYFVTRLKDNASYKVIKRRKTHTTKISSDHIIQFTGQVAKSKCPNELRRIRTVDNETGSAIILLTNMISCSAEKVAEIYRKRWHIELFFKTIKQNLKIKRFYGTSENAVKTQIWIAMIVYLLYIMLKKSTGSITKCFTHFISEISVSLFQRIDLNLWFAGSSPPVSVHAPDVSCMQFEFCL is encoded by the coding sequence ATGAATAACTATAACACACTTTTTGGACAGCTTCTATCACAAGTTAAGAGACCTGAATTTGATAAACTGTGCAAAACGATGGAATCAGACAAATTCCGAAAAGATTTCAATACATGGGATCAATTCGTTGTCATGGCCTTTGCGCAAATAACTAGACAAAACGGCCTGCGTAGTATTCAAAATGCAATGAATTGCCAAAAAAAATCTTTTTACCATCTCGGCCTGAACAAAGAAATAAAACGATCAACGATTTCATACGCAAATAAAAATCACGGCTCCGAGTTTTTCGAGTCCTTGTATTATCAATTATTTTCAACGCTTGAGCGCGGCGCACGTAAGTTGACGGAAAAGAAACTGTATGCCGTAGATGCAACCACAATCGGATTTTCTCTGAATGATTTCCCATGGGCGAAATTCAGATCGACAAAAAGCGGTGTTAAGATCCATGTGAAATATGACGTTGGCGAATCAGTTCCGGAATATTTGTTCATTACTAATGCAGAAGAGCATGAGAACAATACGCTTGGAAAAATGAATCTTAAGAAAGGCGATATTGTTACCTTTGATAAGGGATACAATAACTACGCTCAGTTTTCTGATTTTTGTGATAACGGTGTCTATTTCGTTACCAGACTTAAAGATAATGCCTCCTACAAAGTAATTAAACGAAGAAAAACGCATACCACAAAGATATCGAGCGACCATATCATTCAGTTTACCGGCCAGGTTGCAAAAAGCAAATGCCCAAATGAACTCAGGCGTATTCGGACCGTTGATAATGAGACTGGAAGCGCAATTATTTTACTTACGAACATGATAAGCTGCAGCGCGGAAAAGGTTGCTGAAATATACCGAAAGCGTTGGCACATAGAACTCTTTTTCAAAACTATTAAGCAAAACCTGAAAATAAAACGTTTTTATGGAACCTCTGAGAATGCGGTAAAAACGCAGATTTGGATTGCTATGATCGTTTACCTTTTGTATATAATGCTCAAAAAATCGACAGGCAGTATAACGAAATGCTTCACACATTTTATTTCGGAAATCTCTGTTTCATTATTCCAACGTATTGATTTGAACCTTTGGTTTGCCGGGTCGTCGCCGCCAGTTTCTGTTCACGCTCCAGATGTCAGTTGTATGCAATTTGAGTTTTGTCTATGA
- a CDS encoding ATP-binding protein — protein sequence MAEPLKYIVEDNTIAELLGVQNFTSKESAILELVKNAYDAQAKTLSIIFDHNILSIIDDGIGMDKETILFNWMHIGKSDKDYSIIDHQTNIERVLSGSKGIGRFALARLGSSIKLISSRKNSSPIIWETDWNSSSVENIQKTSKINTGTHIDIFELRDRWTEGSIQKLTDYLSITYNDTQMSIKIKSINKNYEVSQYFQSPKIGKNFVTHIHMDYNSEDTSLICSIKSDEFRQDSQNICKEVNINHHQNKIVIIDEIENSFSHFGNREELKNLLVNLGNFSTDLYFSLKGPSQNDCERFLYKHDNLSTRYDRGVVLYRNAFGISSFEGEKDWLGFGKRSRKSPAAASHPTGAWRIRENQISGMVCIDKRENKYLKDLSNRQGLEENEYFDLFHCCPR from the coding sequence ATGGCTGAACCGTTAAAATATATTGTTGAGGATAATACAATAGCTGAACTTTTAGGGGTCCAGAACTTTACTTCTAAAGAATCAGCAATTCTTGAGTTGGTAAAAAATGCGTATGATGCACAAGCCAAAACATTATCGATAATTTTTGATCATAACATCTTATCCATAATTGATGATGGTATAGGTATGGATAAAGAAACAATACTGTTCAACTGGATGCATATCGGCAAAAGTGATAAAGATTACTCAATAATTGATCATCAAACAAATATTGAACGTGTCTTATCCGGATCTAAAGGTATTGGAAGATTTGCACTAGCAAGATTAGGTTCATCAATTAAGTTAATCAGTTCACGAAAGAATTCCTCACCAATAATCTGGGAAACTGACTGGAATTCAAGCTCAGTAGAAAATATACAAAAAACCTCAAAAATTAATACTGGTACACACATCGATATTTTTGAATTACGAGACAGATGGACAGAAGGGTCCATACAAAAATTAACTGACTATTTATCAATAACTTACAATGATACTCAGATGTCAATTAAAATAAAATCAATAAATAAAAATTATGAAGTATCTCAATACTTCCAATCACCAAAGATCGGAAAGAATTTTGTCACGCATATACATATGGACTATAATAGCGAAGACACGTCTTTAATTTGTAGTATAAAAAGCGATGAATTTCGTCAGGATTCTCAAAATATTTGCAAAGAAGTAAATATAAATCATCACCAAAATAAAATCGTCATTATTGATGAAATTGAAAATTCGTTTTCCCATTTTGGAAATAGAGAAGAACTAAAGAACCTATTAGTAAATTTAGGAAATTTTTCTACCGATCTCTATTTTTCCTTAAAGGGACCTAGTCAGAATGACTGTGAAAGATTTTTATACAAGCATGACAATTTAAGCACCAGATATGATAGAGGTGTAGTACTATATCGCAATGCTTTTGGTATCAGTTCATTCGAAGGTGAAAAAGATTGGTTAGGATTCGGAAAGCGATCTCGAAAATCGCCAGCTGCAGCATCACATCCAACTGGTGCTTGGCGAATAAGAGAAAACCAAATCTCTGGAATGGTATGTATAGATAAACGAGAAAATAAATATCTCAAGGATCTTTCAAATCGCCAAGGCCTTGAAGAAAATGAATATTTCGATTTATTTCACTGCTGTCCAAGATAA
- a CDS encoding sensor histidine kinase gives MDLFLKIIDSGISIFERYRQTIIRAIVKNEITNEPHDTSTLLQKVLANPEKAKTLTNKETHALAREIEDIQQDSKNSRDEKESIEKRYRYDVRILNVLATSGLKATSIAHELKNDRNSISVNYDCILKALRKYEVWDILSTPEHTTHTYDNVPLLLDRNRKINQKILTFMNTMLDEAEKDKFITKKLNIKKELLYIQEKWMRDYRSLNITLSIDDELTYDTTEDAISVILDNLILNSIQQNELSNQIKVYISIQMQNDMLFFSYNDDGIGLPKKYQNDPMRILVVHETSRRNGHGLGMWIVNNTIQMTDNNTIQMTGGQIKKIESKKGFLISFELGNKL, from the coding sequence GTGGATTTATTTCTAAAAATAATTGATTCCGGTATTAGTATTTTTGAACGTTACCGGCAAACAATCATACGAGCGATTGTCAAAAACGAAATTACTAATGAACCACATGACACTTCTACACTTCTTCAAAAAGTGCTAGCCAATCCAGAAAAAGCAAAAACACTAACAAACAAGGAAACTCATGCTCTTGCAAGAGAAATCGAGGACATTCAACAAGATTCAAAAAACTCGCGTGATGAAAAAGAGTCAATCGAAAAGAGATATCGATATGATGTCCGTATTCTGAATGTATTAGCAACCTCAGGTTTAAAAGCCACTTCCATTGCACACGAACTTAAAAATGACAGGAACAGCATAAGTGTGAATTATGATTGTATATTAAAAGCCCTCAGGAAGTATGAAGTTTGGGATATTTTATCAACACCAGAACATACCACACATACATATGACAATGTCCCTCTATTGCTAGATCGGAATAGAAAGATAAATCAAAAAATATTAACATTCATGAATACTATGCTAGATGAAGCTGAAAAAGATAAATTTATTACAAAAAAATTAAATATAAAAAAAGAACTCCTTTATATTCAAGAAAAATGGATGAGAGACTATAGAAGCTTAAATATTACACTTTCAATCGATGATGAATTAACATATGATACCACAGAAGATGCAATTTCTGTAATTCTAGATAATCTTATATTGAACAGCATACAACAAAATGAATTATCAAATCAAATTAAAGTTTACATCTCCATTCAAATGCAGAATGATATGTTATTTTTTTCGTACAACGATGATGGTATAGGACTCCCCAAAAAGTATCAGAATGATCCGATGAGAATCTTAGTTGTACACGAAACCTCAAGGAGAAATGGTCACGGTCTAGGTATGTGGATAGTTAATAATACTATACAAATGACTGACAATAATACTATACAAATGACTGGCGGACAAATCAAAAAAATCGAAAGCAAGAAAGGCTTTTTAATATCTTTTGAATTGGGAAACAAATTATGA
- a CDS encoding HNH endonuclease, which produces MNNDYRLTKSCPQFCNIKEKKQELTNKIKREHPRCKNMYNKIHLRKENYYHLFSEIYNHRCAYCGASTNFSGILLFEIDHFICESSFSNDTKGKAEAGKTSNLIFSCYTCNREKGQLHITQQYFDLLNPDNGAITNIFFRDELFNIKISERFQGDKFINDFHSKLLLGNQIRRLDYLLLEIQQLVDSLCDDSEYSGPLYKCINLLIFKKNNMCYPQ; this is translated from the coding sequence ATGAATAATGACTACCGGCTAACAAAATCATGTCCTCAGTTTTGTAATATCAAAGAAAAAAAACAAGAATTAACTAATAAAATTAAACGCGAGCACCCTCGATGTAAAAATATGTATAATAAAATTCATTTACGAAAAGAAAATTATTATCACCTATTTTCTGAAATATATAATCACCGATGTGCTTATTGCGGAGCTTCTACAAATTTTTCTGGTATACTTCTCTTTGAAATTGATCATTTTATATGTGAATCATCTTTCTCAAATGACACAAAGGGAAAAGCAGAAGCAGGCAAAACAAGTAATCTTATCTTTTCGTGTTATACATGCAATAGAGAAAAAGGTCAATTACATATAACTCAACAATACTTTGATTTACTTAATCCAGATAATGGAGCGATTACAAATATTTTTTTTAGAGACGAATTATTCAATATAAAAATATCAGAAAGGTTTCAAGGTGATAAATTTATTAATGATTTTCATTCTAAATTATTACTTGGTAATCAAATCAGACGCCTCGACTATTTATTACTAGAAATACAACAACTAGTGGATTCATTATGCGATGATTCAGAATATTCTGGCCCTTTATACAAATGTATTAATTTACTCATTTTTAAAAAAAATAATATGTGTTACCCACAATGA
- a CDS encoding Eco57I restriction-modification methylase domain-containing protein, with protein MNEKHSGSYYTPNETIAFALSYITDQNKKISTILEPCFGDGRFIDYLSYLPNVTKITGIELYKNKITTYMKKQKNKIVTLIHSDFLKYANTTNDKFNLIIGNPPYINIKNMSKQTLKLGKSICLEHKLPENIFQNIWVGFLLASIELLISSGSIFFILPNEFLQVQYAEKLRLFLETKFNTIHVITFKELMFPKIEQETCLVYLTNNEKDLPYILYKHYEELNSTKPVYESRIERNKPLKKWSNAILSDCEHELLSKLSYNYSRISELIYCAPGIVTAANREFILSHSEVKKYQCDDYVIPIISKAAMVRNEFEISDDLLTLLSTKDTKLYLLNLYNYEFSDLPKNLQQYLSQIAIIKRKGIELQNSYKCSRRKKWYGIQITQPGPVLFFKRYDIAPRVILNPNLIHTTDIAYNIKFTKDIDPESFVFCFYNSFTLAQCEFSGRYYAGGVSELTPNEFRSLSLPYRKIDSCDLSTFKTMIKSNEPIYNILSFVNSKTLNAELSLNEIQQVENIRKKLLTRRR; from the coding sequence ATGAATGAAAAACACTCTGGATCATATTACACACCTAATGAAACCATTGCTTTTGCCTTATCTTATATCACAGATCAAAATAAAAAAATCAGTACTATTCTTGAGCCCTGCTTTGGAGATGGAAGATTCATTGATTACCTCTCTTACCTTCCAAATGTTACAAAAATAACTGGTATTGAGCTTTATAAGAATAAGATTACTACATATATGAAAAAACAAAAAAATAAAATAGTGACATTAATTCACTCTGATTTTCTTAAGTATGCAAATACCACCAACGATAAATTTAATTTGATTATCGGAAATCCGCCTTATATCAATATTAAAAATATGTCAAAACAAACTTTAAAACTAGGCAAGAGTATATGTTTAGAACATAAACTACCTGAGAACATTTTTCAAAATATCTGGGTTGGATTTCTTCTTGCGTCAATTGAACTTTTAATTTCAAGCGGAAGTATTTTCTTTATACTTCCCAATGAATTCCTCCAAGTCCAATATGCTGAAAAACTTCGATTATTCTTAGAAACTAAATTCAACACAATCCATGTCATCACTTTCAAAGAATTAATGTTTCCCAAGATTGAACAAGAGACATGTCTAGTCTATCTCACAAATAATGAGAAAGATCTACCATATATCCTTTACAAGCATTATGAAGAACTCAACTCAACAAAGCCTGTATATGAATCACGTATTGAAAGAAACAAACCCTTGAAAAAATGGTCTAATGCCATCCTTTCAGATTGTGAGCATGAATTACTCTCAAAATTGAGCTATAATTATTCGAGGATATCAGAATTAATTTATTGCGCTCCTGGAATCGTCACGGCTGCGAACAGAGAATTTATCCTATCGCATTCTGAAGTTAAAAAATACCAGTGCGATGATTATGTAATCCCAATAATTTCAAAAGCTGCAATGGTTAGAAATGAATTTGAAATTTCAGATGATTTACTCACACTATTATCGACTAAAGATACAAAATTATACCTATTAAATTTATATAATTATGAATTCTCTGATCTTCCTAAAAATCTTCAACAATACTTATCACAAATTGCCATTATAAAACGTAAAGGAATCGAACTTCAAAACAGTTATAAATGTTCAAGAAGGAAAAAATGGTACGGAATACAAATAACCCAACCCGGACCAGTTTTATTTTTTAAAAGATATGATATTGCACCACGAGTTATCTTAAATCCAAATCTTATTCATACGACTGATATCGCCTACAATATTAAATTTACAAAAGATATAGATCCTGAAAGTTTCGTTTTCTGTTTTTATAATTCATTTACACTAGCACAATGTGAATTCTCTGGACGGTATTATGCAGGTGGAGTTTCAGAATTGACACCGAATGAATTTCGATCACTTTCATTACCTTATAGAAAGATTGATTCTTGTGATCTTTCAACTTTTAAAACAATGATAAAATCCAATGAGCCTATTTATAATATTCTTAGCTTTGTGAATTCTAAAACGTTAAATGCTGAATTAAGTTTAAATGAAATTCAACAAGTGGAAAACATCAGAAAAAAATTACTTACTCGAAGGAGATAA
- a CDS encoding AraC family transcriptional regulator — MPIEFEVLTYLGLFAAGFSCVVVGLAHLAVRPSSRKAAWGCAAFTCLGFNAVFQSIVWLDLESLLPFVLYLNPYLLYFAAPCFYYYLIYLADHDGSPGKAAPLLFLPPLAATLSTLPYLLARPDLLSLMLELSDSRVYDHLPASFSFVHASWADWFVVCFAFFVFRIIRLKRGSSESWTRRSLLFAGFGISVLAWYLSYQALLLFSLGSYAILIGILIFFIPPFVVLRYPRILGIGHALKTSGRYASPKTGTLDVAAAGKKLDSLMTEKKLFLDEHLTLQSVADAADLSAHQLSEILNGSMGKNFRDWLNEYRVREIQRLIVEHPEKTILELALDSGFGSKSSFNQVFLRVTGKTPRAWKQESVCRPDKN, encoded by the coding sequence ATGCCGATAGAATTCGAAGTTCTCACGTATTTGGGTCTTTTCGCCGCGGGGTTTTCCTGCGTCGTCGTAGGCCTCGCCCATCTGGCCGTCCGCCCTTCGTCCCGGAAAGCCGCGTGGGGCTGCGCCGCCTTTACGTGCCTCGGTTTCAACGCGGTTTTTCAGTCGATCGTATGGCTCGATCTCGAAAGCCTGCTTCCGTTTGTTCTGTATCTGAATCCCTATTTACTGTACTTCGCGGCGCCCTGTTTCTACTATTATCTGATATATCTTGCTGACCACGACGGTTCTCCCGGCAAAGCCGCCCCGCTGTTGTTTCTGCCGCCGCTGGCCGCAACCCTTTCCACGTTGCCCTATCTCCTCGCGCGCCCCGACCTTCTCTCTTTGATGCTTGAGCTCTCCGACTCCCGCGTATACGACCATCTTCCCGCATCTTTTTCCTTCGTCCACGCCTCCTGGGCCGACTGGTTCGTCGTCTGTTTCGCTTTTTTCGTCTTTCGCATAATCCGCCTGAAGCGGGGGAGCTCGGAGTCCTGGACCCGCCGCAGCCTGTTGTTCGCCGGCTTCGGGATTTCGGTGCTTGCCTGGTATCTGAGCTACCAGGCCTTGCTCCTTTTTTCTCTGGGCAGCTACGCGATATTGATCGGGATCCTCATTTTCTTTATTCCGCCCTTCGTCGTGCTGCGTTACCCGCGGATTCTCGGCATCGGTCATGCCCTGAAAACTTCCGGCCGCTACGCTTCGCCCAAGACCGGGACTCTCGACGTCGCCGCCGCGGGTAAAAAACTCGACTCGCTGATGACGGAAAAAAAACTCTTTCTCGACGAACACCTCACCCTTCAGTCCGTCGCAGACGCCGCGGATTTAAGCGCGCATCAGCTTTCAGAAATTCTGAACGGTTCGATGGGGAAAAATTTCAGGGATTGGCTTAATGAATACCGGGTACGGGAGATCCAGCGCCTCATCGTCGAGCATCCGGAGAAGACCATCCTCGAGCTCGCCCTGGACAGCGGCTTCGGCTCGAAGTCTTCCTTCAATCAGGTGTTTCTCCGCGTCACCGGAAAAACGCCCCGGGCATGGAAACAGGAATCCGTCTGCCGCCCCGATAAAAACTGA